TTTCTTTTGCATTCGTTTTACAacctggaaagttatttttaaagtaatttggTCCAATACCCCTTACAGCATTTGGGGcgttactgactgactgactgattgattgggcATATATACCATCTCATACTGCTAGaggactctctgggtggcttaaaaCATAATAAAGCAAGGAGCACGTTGTCTCCTCACCCAGAAATCTGGGTACAAAACATTTCTaatgtttaaacattttaaaaacagcggCCACCATCTTTCTGGAGATTCATGTGAATGCAAGAGTAACTGCAGAAGTTGCTAAATGACAAGGTGTGGGCTGTATTTTGGTTGTGAGCTGACTGTGCCCAGTAACCCAGCCCGCACACACCTTGCACATGCCTGCatgtcagttagccacaattagccatggcaacttCCACAATTCATCTTAtatccaacaggattttggccagtactgTATTTAAACATTTCAAACAACACTTGTTATGTTACTCGTGATAATGTATTAGGGAggaattaaaaatatatgctcaaatactgtactttgcctttctcctccCCTGTGAAAGAAAAGTGAGAATTCTCTTGAGAATTATACAGAAATATGGGGGAATAAAAAGTAAATGTGCCTgtgtgagaaaaggggtggaaaaGCAACACCTTCCGCCCAAGTGCCATCCCCGCTAccttggagaggggagggagCCCAAACCACCACAGCAGTGGagacagaaaaggaagcaaaggagAAGCTCCCCGttggaaaagaaagggaggagaaaaaggtgggaaaactGGAACAggatgggaaagaagaaaaagggggatACTATAAATAGAGTGGGGGAGTGAGAGAAGAAAAGTGGAGAGGCCAAGGAAGTACAtagaaacaaggaaagaaggaCAAGTACTACTCGAGCAATGATAATAGATTTGattagcagtggttcttaacctttttgaaagaaacgcccccttgagccattgaggaagttatcatcgcccaccccgcggtgatgatatcttatttatttatttatttatttatttatttatttatttatttatttatttaagacacttaaatccaatgacccctgaaaacaaaattcaattccaagaaaatgaaatgccccccaaaagtaacatttaatgatttagttgcaagcgaattttaagacgcaaaaagaaatataaaaagggcataaaaacaaaccgcaatgcagaaactaaaaatttcaagacgaaaactctgaaactaaattaagattgggggaaaatatatattcatgcgcattgtaaaaaggctgcagccatcttcacaggtttggcttgctcaagcgcccccctaccgcccccttctgctccagcgcccccacgccgccccttttcgttctaatgcccccctgaaaaatgaaatcgccccctggggggcattattgcccacgttaagaaccactggattagagaaCCCTTGGATTCAAGAGTGGGAAGAGGAGgccaagagaaggagaaattatCACCCTCTCAGAAAGCCCTCTTACTTGGGGGAGTGTGAGAGTGGAGTAGAAACATAAGAGAAGAGAGAACCCAAACAGAGAAAACAGAGGAGAGATAAATTGGAATGGAGACCCCCCACAGCAAAGCAGGAACACTGGGCCACGAGATGGTGGGGAACCACATCCACAGAGAAGACAGCCCAAGAAAgagaggggtggggagaagacaCATTGCCCCTAATGTACATGCTGTTGCCAGGGCACCCGAATGAGGTGCTGAACCAAAGGGGAAAAGATCCCAGAACTTGGGGAAGTTCAAAGTTTCTGAAGTTCATCCCATAAACTTTCCTCTCCATGTTGGAGGGGGAGGTGAAAACCGGATTGTTTTGAAACTGTTAATACAATGTTGAGTGGATATCAATTAAAAGTTGATGATTTATTTGTCGAAGGGGAGGGAACAAAAGGGTATGTGTGTAGCTGAATTCTCACAGCCTGGTATttattcccccacccctccacagCAAACATATAAAGCTGCTATCAGGTATTCTGCTTGTTAATGTGCGCTTCTTGTAAGGGGGCCTGTGATACACTGTTAGTTAATACAGTATTATGATTAGATTCAAAACTATGCCATGAAGATCACAGTCAATGGGAGGTAGGAATACAAGCTctcaaatggaagaaaaatccTAATTCTAGTACTCCTATACAAGGAACACCTACAGATTACTTTCTCTGTCCATGAAAAAAGGTGGTATTACCAGATTCCACATGTACTTGCTCTTCTTCCTCCGCTAAGGAGTTCATCTTGTTGGCGTGCCTTGGAGCATCATCACCATTATCTTCATACATATTAGACCATTTGATGGCCATATCAAGctcaggaggaggtggtggctttgATTCTTTGATAGTGTAAGTCTCAGGAGGCGGCACAGCATTGGTAGTCCATGCCTTGAATTCCTTAGGAGGCTGTTGAAAAGAGAATGTCAgatgaaaatactgtaatacCAGAAAATCAAGTGCAGGAATCACGTCTTGTCCTACCCATTAAAAGCATGCATACAATCATTGATATGAACTGCTCCCATGTAGGAGAAGATAGTCAACTTGTAATATGTAACTGAGGCGCTGATGTGTGAATTAAGCGGTGCACTATCAATTGCGTGACAATTCAATTATGTAAATAGGTTAATCCTCCAGATGGTGATGGACCAACTCTCATCAGCCCAAGCAGCATTCCCAAAGGAAATTCTCAGCTGACAGCAGCTGAGAATTACAGTTTCCACATTCCTGCTTTAAACTTAAGCTAAGCTATTCCTTTCAAggcaaaatgaaaaggaaaacaacaataaataacatTGATTTAAGAGAAAAGTTCCACCCTCAAACCAGACATCATGGTCACACTGAAGATTTAAAAAACCAATCAAACCACATCAGCCAAGTTTTGAAACAAAATGTGGTGTTGTACCTATAACACATATACAACTTGTAGAGTAAGTAAATGGTAGATTCTTTCATGATCTGTAGATCTGAATTTGTTTCTAGTTTTTATTTGTATATTAACAGTAGTaacttaaaatacaaaataaaacaccatACCAGACTAAGTATGAGGATTGTCAGAAGAGTGTCAAAATATTTAACACTGCATGAAGCTATACAGAAACAAGGTGCTGCATAGATCATGCCTTTTCataaaatacttactaaaaaGAGGAATTTAATCCAATTTAATCCAAACCTTGACAGTCAAAACCTTGACAGAACCTTCCAGAAAGCACAGCTGGAGGACTGCAGGAACTACAGCATACTCCAAAAAAGGTCAAGTGTCACTTAACCTTTCAAACCACAATATTCTGAATACATAGGGAGGGCCATGTTACTGTATCAGCTGTGTGGGTACAATCTGATTTTTCAAAGTTTAAAACCCTTTCAGATCAGAATCCAGACTAGGATAATGCGTTTCTTAGGCCAGTCCACAGGAAACAAAAAATGTTTCCAAGAGCAAGATGCGAagaaaaactctctctctctctctctctctctctctctctctctctctctctctctgtgtgtgtgtgtgtccgtccgtccgtcggtCCGTAGGAGGGTCTAGCAGCAGCTGATCCGAAGGGTTGGAGGTTACACGCACAACACAacagtctttcccccccccgcgcCGCCTCCGGAGCAGAACCGACCCCtggcagagcccccccccagccctacACCCCCCCGCCCCACCGCCTGACCTCCTCCGGAGCTCGCACGACCCGACTTTCCCAGTCGATCTCCTTGTGCAACGGGTTGTAGAGAAAGGCGGGCCGGTTGACGCTGCGGAAGAGCTCGTCGGGCCCGGGCAGGCGCGGCTTCCCCTCGGAGAGCCCCTTCCGCGGCTGCGGAGATGAGGGCTCGGCCTTCCGCTTCACGCCAGCGCCTTCCTCGCCGTCGGAATCCGAGCCGGCGCTCGAGCTGCTGTCGCTGCCATAAGCCGCGAAGAATCCCAGCGGGTCCTTCCCCTCCGCCGCGGCCATGGCGGGGGGCTGGTGCGCCGGATATACCGGCCCCGCGGAAACAGAGGCGCGCCGAGGGGAAGGTTCCGGATCGCGGCCatgtggtggcggcggcggggaaAGCCCTCTCTCTGGAGGTCCTGAACAAAAGTGGGGAGGCGCACTGGCACCTTTAATCCCGGCCAGCGACGTATTGCACACAAACCTCGGCTCGGAATATCCCGCTCTTCTTGGCGTGGTGCGAAACAAGTTTATTGCGACTCATTGAGAAGTCgcaggtgatttccccccccccacacacacacacacaccccaggtccAAAAGCTGGGAACGTTGAGATTTCCCGCCCGCCGAGCCCGTGCTTACCGTTTGCAAATCTTAATGCATTAAAACGAGTGCATTCATTAATTGCATTAATTGAAATCgcggaggaaaagggggggaactgctttgttattttgccttcctttt
This sequence is a window from Pogona vitticeps strain Pit_001003342236 chromosome 4, PviZW2.1, whole genome shotgun sequence. Protein-coding genes within it:
- the C4H1orf52 gene encoding UPF0690 protein C1orf52 homolog, with amino-acid sequence MAAAEGKDPLGFFAAYGSDSSSSAGSDSDGEEGAGVKRKAEPSSPQPRKGLSEGKPRLPGPDELFRSVNRPAFLYNPLHKEIDWESRVVRAPEEPPKEFKAWTTNAVPPPETYTIKESKPPPPPELDMAIKWSNMYEDNGDDAPRHANKMNSLAEEEEQVHVESDDEKSESVSSKKRKLDPDEQNKKKKQR